A genomic segment from Chitinophaga niabensis encodes:
- a CDS encoding YggS family pyridoxal phosphate-dependent enzyme: MAVNIAAYQQVINELRSFNARLVAVSKIKPVSDILALYEAGQRIFGENYVQELADKQTQLPEDIQWHFIGHLQSNKVKYIAPFVSMIHGVDSLKLLQEINKQAAKNNRVIDCLLQVFIAQEETKFGLDETELDQLLAQAAGLQNVRIAGLMGMASNTDDEAQISREFKGLAALHARLKEKYFPGTDDFKELSTGMSGDYKLALAEGSTLVRIGSLLFGARNYA, translated from the coding sequence ATGGCAGTGAATATAGCAGCCTATCAGCAGGTTATTAATGAGTTAAGGTCCTTTAATGCCCGCCTGGTAGCCGTATCAAAAATCAAACCTGTATCAGATATCCTTGCATTATATGAAGCCGGCCAACGGATCTTCGGAGAGAATTATGTGCAGGAGCTGGCCGATAAGCAAACCCAATTGCCGGAAGACATTCAATGGCACTTTATCGGACATCTGCAAAGCAACAAGGTCAAATACATTGCCCCCTTTGTGAGCATGATCCATGGGGTAGACAGCCTGAAGCTATTACAGGAGATCAATAAACAGGCCGCGAAGAACAACCGGGTGATCGATTGCCTCCTGCAGGTATTTATTGCGCAGGAAGAAACAAAGTTCGGGCTGGATGAAACAGAGCTGGATCAACTGCTTGCGCAGGCCGCCGGCTTGCAGAACGTACGGATCGCCGGTTTAATGGGCATGGCCAGTAATACAGACGATGAAGCGCAGATCAGCAGGGAATTTAAAGGACTCGCTGCCTTACATGCCAGGCTGAAGGAAAAGTACTTTCCCGGCACAGATGATTTTAAAGAACTGTCCACCGGTATGAGCGGAGATTATAAGCTGGCCCTTGCAGAAGGCAGTACGCTCGTAAGGATCGGCAGTTTACTTTTTGGGGCAAGAAACTATGCTTAA
- a CDS encoding TlpA disulfide reductase family protein, with protein MKRLLFITLAALAACGTQQKAQLATGAWQAHLLREDGGDIVFNFELLDSAGKKTIHILNAGERMLVDDVRQEGDSVFIRMPFFDNEFRAALQADGSLQGLWIRHLADKDATIAFKAKPGISERFASTQAPKFNISGRWPTYFTSPNRKDSSFAIGEFSQNGSIVHGTFLTTTGDYRYLQGVVDGDSLKLSTFDGSHAYQFNALITNDSTISNGVFYQGITNKEIFSARKDSSAKLQDATTLATVKETGAVLDFSFPDLDGNKVSIKDEQFKNKAVIVQLSGSWCPNCMDETAYLSDWYKKNKDRGVAIIMLCYERTTDFEKSRKAAAGFAKRFDVTYPVLLTGVTPADPQKAEKTLPQLTGIKGFPTTIYIDKSGRVKEVHTGFNGPGTGEHYEAYKKEFNALMDGLLK; from the coding sequence ATGAAAAGATTATTGTTCATAACCCTCGCGGCATTGGCTGCATGTGGTACACAACAGAAAGCCCAACTGGCCACAGGTGCCTGGCAGGCTCACCTGTTGCGGGAAGACGGCGGAGATATTGTATTTAATTTCGAGCTGCTGGATAGCGCCGGAAAGAAGACCATCCATATCCTCAATGCAGGAGAACGTATGCTGGTAGATGATGTGCGGCAGGAAGGAGATTCTGTTTTTATCCGCATGCCTTTCTTTGATAATGAATTCCGTGCGGCGCTGCAGGCAGATGGCAGTTTACAGGGATTATGGATCCGCCACCTGGCAGATAAGGATGCCACCATTGCCTTTAAAGCAAAACCCGGTATTTCAGAAAGGTTTGCCAGTACACAGGCACCCAAATTCAATATCAGCGGCCGCTGGCCCACTTACTTCACTTCCCCTAACCGCAAGGATAGCAGTTTTGCCATTGGTGAATTTTCGCAGAACGGAAGTATTGTACATGGTACTTTCCTCACCACTACCGGCGATTACCGTTACCTGCAGGGTGTGGTAGATGGTGATTCCCTCAAACTTTCCACCTTTGATGGTTCGCATGCCTACCAGTTCAATGCACTCATTACAAATGATTCTACGATCAGCAATGGCGTATTTTACCAGGGCATCACTAATAAAGAAATATTCTCTGCCCGTAAAGACAGCAGCGCTAAACTGCAGGATGCCACTACGCTGGCCACTGTAAAAGAAACCGGTGCAGTACTGGATTTCAGCTTCCCTGATCTGGACGGAAATAAGGTATCCATTAAGGATGAACAGTTCAAAAACAAAGCAGTGATTGTACAGTTATCCGGATCATGGTGCCCTAACTGCATGGATGAAACGGCTTACCTGAGTGATTGGTATAAGAAGAATAAAGACCGCGGGGTAGCGATCATCATGCTTTGCTATGAACGCACTACTGATTTTGAAAAGTCGAGGAAAGCAGCAGCCGGTTTTGCGAAACGTTTTGATGTAACCTACCCGGTATTGCTCACAGGTGTTACACCCGCTGATCCGCAGAAAGCAGAGAAAACGCTGCCGCAGCTGACAGGTATCAAGGGTTTCCCCACCACGATATATATTGACAAGAGCGGCAGGGTGAAAGAAGTACATACCGGGTTTAACGGACCGGGTACAGGGGAACATTATGAGGCGTATAAGAAGGAGTTTAATGCTTTGATGGATGGATTATTGAAGTGA
- a CDS encoding acyl-CoA dehydrogenase: protein MHFQLTEEHLMIQKAARDFAVNELLPGVIERDELQKFPAEQVKKMGELGFLGMMVDPKYGGAGLDTIAYVLAMEEISKIDASASVVMSVNNSLVCWGLETYGTEEQKQKYLVPLASGEMIGAFLLSEPEAGSDATSQRTMGEDKGDHYLVNGTKNWITNGNSASVYLVMVQTHPELGSKGINALIIEKNSPGVTIGAKENKLGIRGSDTHSIMFQDVKVPKENRIGDDGFGFKFAMKTLGGGRIGIASQALGIASGAYELALKYSKTRKAFGKEISQHQAIQFKLADMATRVEAARLLCLRAAWEKDNKMDYTLSGSMAKVFASETAMWVATEAVQVHGGYGYVKEYHVERLMRDAKITQIYEGTSEVQRIVISRSILG, encoded by the coding sequence ATGCATTTTCAGTTAACGGAAGAGCACCTGATGATTCAAAAAGCAGCCAGAGATTTTGCGGTGAACGAACTGCTGCCGGGTGTAATAGAGCGGGATGAGTTACAAAAGTTTCCGGCAGAGCAGGTTAAAAAAATGGGAGAATTAGGTTTCCTCGGAATGATGGTTGACCCTAAATACGGCGGCGCCGGCCTGGATACTATTGCCTATGTTTTAGCCATGGAAGAGATCTCCAAAATAGACGCCTCTGCATCTGTAGTGATGAGCGTGAACAATTCCCTGGTATGCTGGGGCCTTGAAACATATGGTACGGAAGAACAAAAACAAAAATACCTGGTGCCCCTGGCCAGTGGTGAAATGATCGGCGCTTTCCTGTTAAGTGAACCGGAAGCCGGTTCTGATGCTACTTCCCAGAGAACAATGGGGGAAGATAAAGGGGACCATTACCTGGTGAACGGTACCAAGAACTGGATCACAAACGGCAATTCAGCCAGTGTATACCTGGTGATGGTACAAACCCATCCTGAACTGGGCAGTAAAGGTATCAACGCCCTTATCATAGAAAAGAATTCTCCCGGTGTTACTATCGGTGCCAAAGAAAATAAACTGGGCATCCGCGGCAGTGATACGCACAGTATCATGTTCCAGGATGTGAAAGTGCCGAAAGAGAACCGCATCGGCGATGATGGTTTTGGGTTCAAATTTGCCATGAAAACCTTAGGCGGCGGCCGTATAGGCATTGCCTCCCAGGCGCTGGGTATTGCCAGCGGCGCTTATGAACTGGCCCTGAAGTACTCCAAAACCCGCAAAGCTTTCGGTAAAGAGATCAGCCAGCACCAGGCTATCCAGTTCAAACTGGCAGACATGGCCACAAGAGTGGAAGCAGCCCGTTTATTATGCCTGCGCGCCGCATGGGAAAAAGACAATAAAATGGATTATACCCTCAGCGGCTCTATGGCAAAAGTATTTGCGTCAGAAACCGCCATGTGGGTAGCCACAGAGGCAGTACAGGTACATGGTGGTTACGGTTATGTAAAAGAATACCATGTAGAGCGCCTTATGCGCGATGCGAAGATCACACAGATATATGAAGGCACATCCGAAGTACAACGGATCGTGATCAGCCGAAGCATCCTTGGATAA